One Acidobacteriota bacterium genomic window carries:
- a CDS encoding YkgJ family cysteine cluster protein has product MDESGPAVTELNDVAELHRWIDRHVAPLERLHAERLQCREGCHDCCVDDLTVFEVEAEEIRRHAGELLREGRPHPPGGCAFLGDRGQCRIYAVRPYVCRTQGLPLRWLAEDEDEAIVEQRDICPLNVLPAEPVERLKEETCWAIGPVEATLQRLQADCPRPDLRLSLRSLFPGHRDEVAPSAPSD; this is encoded by the coding sequence ATGGATGAATCCGGACCCGCCGTCACCGAACTCAACGACGTCGCCGAGCTCCACCGTTGGATCGATCGACACGTGGCGCCGCTGGAACGTCTTCACGCCGAACGGCTGCAGTGCCGTGAGGGCTGTCACGACTGCTGTGTCGACGACCTGACGGTCTTCGAGGTCGAGGCCGAGGAGATTCGCCGGCATGCCGGCGAGCTTCTCCGCGAGGGTCGGCCCCACCCTCCTGGAGGCTGCGCGTTTCTTGGCGACCGGGGCCAGTGCCGGATCTACGCCGTGCGGCCCTACGTCTGCCGGACCCAGGGTCTCCCCCTGCGCTGGCTGGCCGAAGACGAAGACGAAGCGATCGTGGAACAGCGGGACATCTGCCCGTTGAACGTCTTGCCGGCCGAACCCGTGGAGCGACTTAAAGAGGAGACCTGCTGGGCCATCGGCCCCGTCGAGGCCACGCTCCAGCGACTCCAGGCGGACTGCCCCCGGCCGGACCTCCGCCTGTCGTTACGCTCACTCTTCCCGGGTCATCGGGACGAGGTGGCCCCGTCGGCGCCCAGTGACTAG
- a CDS encoding DUF481 domain-containing protein, whose translation MKRSVIFLVTLCLLVMTGSTVIADDKELGWKDTAELSLVATSGNSESETFGFSNTLLHLWDNAEFQFLATGLKAESTSFDRYAVGVDPMNFTTFEDSTTNETAENYLLSASYSREITESFSWLAGAGWDRNRFAGIDNRITVFGGVRNVWRDDDKVKFRTNYLLTYTDQEDVVPNPALEDSFLGAQVGWDYLHAFNDSTTYENIWVVDLNFDESDDWRSKMVNAVSVAMSKRMALRVSVTWFYD comes from the coding sequence ATGAAACGTTCCGTCATCTTTCTTGTCACGTTGTGTCTGCTGGTCATGACCGGCTCTACCGTCATCGCCGACGATAAGGAGCTGGGCTGGAAGGACACCGCCGAGTTGAGCCTGGTCGCGACTTCGGGAAACAGCGAGTCCGAGACCTTCGGTTTCTCCAACACGCTGCTCCACCTCTGGGACAACGCGGAGTTTCAGTTTCTGGCGACCGGCCTGAAGGCCGAGTCGACGAGCTTCGACCGTTACGCCGTCGGCGTCGACCCGATGAACTTCACGACCTTCGAGGACAGCACCACCAACGAGACCGCCGAGAACTACCTGCTGTCGGCCTCCTACAGCAGGGAGATCACCGAGAGCTTCTCCTGGCTGGCCGGTGCCGGCTGGGATCGCAACCGCTTCGCCGGTATCGACAACCGCATCACGGTGTTCGGCGGTGTCCGCAACGTCTGGCGTGACGACGACAAGGTCAAGTTCCGCACCAACTACCTCCTGACCTACACCGATCAGGAGGATGTGGTTCCGAACCCCGCTCTGGAAGACAGCTTCCTCGGTGCGCAGGTCGGTTGGGACTACCTCCACGCCTTCAACGACAGCACGACCTACGAGAACATCTGGGTCGTCGACCTGAACTTCGACGAGAGCGATGACTGGCGCTCGAAGATGGTCAACGCGGTCTCGGTGGCCATGAGCAAGCGGATGGCGCTGCGGGTGTCGGTGACCTGGTTCTACGACAA